From Equus przewalskii isolate Varuska chromosome 2, EquPr2, whole genome shotgun sequence:
GGATTAATAAAAGCTAACATGTATTCAACATGTACTATgggtatttattttctcaaacttCACAGCAACTCTTAAGAGGAAGGTACTGGTTTTTAATCTccagtttacaaatgaggacacaaAGTAAGCAAGGTTAAGAGCCTAGGCAGAGACAGGCTGAGAGTCAAACTCGggcagtcttttttctttttctgatgaagagtcaccctgagctaacatctgtgccaatattcctctattttgtatgtgtgacaccgccacagcatggctgctgacgagtggtgtaggtcccggTACCAGGGAACCCaaccggggccactgaagtggagcgccccacttaaccaccaggccacggcCGGCCCTAAACCCAGGCAGTCTTGACTCCACATTTTTCGTTCGAGAGCCTTTAGTCTAAGCTCCCTATgatacagaaggggaaactgaggcgatATAATGGCTTTTCCAAGGTCGCACAGCCAGTCAGGGACACAAGCCAAGCTTCCTGGCCACCAGTCCAAGCTGCCTGGACTCCGAAGTGCGGTGGGGACGCCCTGGTGGCCTTTTCTCAGCCGCATTGCCCGCCGGCCAGGCCCAGGCACCGCCGGTTGAGCAGATGACTCAAAGGGCGGGGACTGCGTTTTCCTCAcggccctgccccgccccgctgCTCCGAGGATGCCGAGCTCTCGGGCTGGGCGAGCGGCAACCTGTCTGAGCGAAACCGGGAAAGCAACGCCCCTGGCGCTCGCGGTAGCGGAGGCCCCTCAGCCGGGCGGCGCGGTGCGGCGCCGACTGGGCCCAGAGGGTGGCGGGAAGATGCGCCGCGCGCGTTCCGCCGCTCACTCCCCCATTGGCCAGTCGGGCCCTAGGGGCGGGACCCTGAGCAGCTCCCTCCCGTGATTGGACAGTCTCGGCCTCGGGCCGCCTCCAGCCCCAGGCTGTGAAGGTGGGACGCCGCGCGGTGGCCGCAGGCTCTGGCGTGCAGTGCCTGAGCGCGGGGGCGGCGAGCTCCGCCGGCCGGGCCGGGCGTCTGTTCCCCGAGGCCCTTCCCATCCAGCTTTCGCCTCCTTTCGAGCCCGTTTCATTTCGTCCCCAGCTCCGAACGCTGGGGGCCGTTCTCCTCTCCTCAgatctggacttttgtttttttgtaaggAAGTTGTGCCCTGAGCTAAATCCGTGGCCAATCtacccgcccccccacccccccgccttttttccctttgaggaagattagccctgagctaacacctgtgccagtcctctattttttgtacgtgggatgtctccacagcatggctgatgagtggagggggtctgcactcgggatccgggCGGTgaaccccggccgctgaagcggagcgcgcggaacttgaaccactcggccaggggcgGCCCCCAGATCTGGGCTGTTCTGGCGGCGTCACACGCCTGCCCCGGAGCTACTCCCCTCAGCTCAGATCTGAGCGCCTGGCGGGGCTCTGCCCCTGCTGCGCACTACAGCGTATGCCTGCGGCGCCGTCCGCAGACCTCACATTGAGCTCTTCAGCCTCCCGCCCGGGCCCGAGGAGCCTTACAGCCACCTTTGCGCTCACCCGACAGTCCCAGGACCAGGCAGTCGGCGTGGGACCATCCTGATGGAGAGAGCTCACCCCCAGCCTCTCACAGGGAGCCCCTGGCCGCAGTCTTGCCTGCGGGTCACTGACCAGCCTCGTGGGAGGTCAGGGCCCGGAGTCACGGGTCCAGGGTCAGGGTCTGTAAATCCTACGCCAATCCCAGCTCCAGTCCCAGCCCTCCGCCAATAACTGGAAAAGACAGGAGGAGTGTCACAGGGGAACTTTATTGAGAGGAAACGTGGTCACACCCAGCAAACAAGCTTTCCCTCTCGTTCTCGGTCTTGCTCTCAGTCTCACTCTCACACACTCAGTCACACAACGCACAGCCTCTGCCACACAGTCCAGTTCTCAGCCACAAGGGTGGGACACTCCTCAATTCCTAAGAGCCAGGCGCAGCAGGAACAGGAGGGAGTCAAGACGGGGGAAGAAGTGGCCCGGTTCTCGGGTGGGGTCTGGAGGAAGGGGGTGCAGAGAGCAGAGGTGGGTGGGATGACCGGTGGTTAGGAGCACCCAACAGCTGCATACGAGTGGGATCCTCTGGCTCCAGGAGGCCTCGGCTCTGCTTATCCCTCTCCGGAGCCTTTCTGAGCTGGGGCAGAGCATCTGGGGAGAAGGGTTGGGCCTCCCACCCCATGCTAGTCCTCTCTGCGGGGGTGGGGGactggagagggcagggcagggcttggAGGGTAGCAGGCACGGCTCAGCTCTGGGGCTCCTCGGGAGCCTCGCCGCCCTCTTCCCCGGCGTTGTCTGCCGTCCACAGCGTCAGGTTGTCTCGCAGCAGCTGCATGATGAGGGTGCTGTCTTTGTAGGAGTCCTCGCTGAGGGTGTGCAGGTCAGCCATGGCCTCATCGAAGGTGGTCTTGGCCAGCGAGATGGCCTCCTCAGGGCTGTTGGCGATCTCGTAGTGGAAGACGGAAAAGTTCAGGGCCAAGCCCAGACGGATGGGGTTGGTGGGCGGCATCTCCTTCTTGCTGATGTCCATGGCCTCCTGGTAGGCCGACCGGGCTGAGTCGATGATGCGCTTCTTGTTGTCACCAGTGGCCACCTCGGCTAGGTAGCGGTAGTAGTCGCCCTTCATTTTCAGGTAGAAAACCCGGCTTTCGGCATCACCGGCCTCCTTGATGAGGTGGGTGTCCAGCAGGCCCAGCACAGTGTCACACACACCCCGGAGCTCGGTCTCCACCTTCTCCCGGTATTCTTGCACCTCAGGGCCCTTCTCTTCCGAGCCTTCCTCATTGCCTTTCTGCTCGATACTGGACAGGACTCTCCAGGCAGCCCTCTGGCCACCCACCACATTCTTGTAGGCCACTGAGAGCAGGTTTCGCTCTTCGCAGGATAGCTCCTCACCCTTTTCCACGGCGCTCTTCATGAAGGCTGCCATGTCCTCATAGCGTTCGGCCTGCTCTGCCAACTTGGCCTTCTGGATCAGACTGGCTCTCTCCATGGCTctagggacagacagacaggcggCGGATGAACTGGCTGTCTTGGGACCAATGCCGGACTCTGTGCCTCTCCGGCTCTCTGCCTGCCTTTTGGCTGGATAGCCTGGCCCACagaagggtggggaggggcggagGGCGGGACTGGGGCCTAGgacctgcctccctcttctcttctccccacacccTTTCCGGCTCTTCCTTAAAGGTAAAAGGGCTGGGATGTGGGGGTGAGTCATCAGGACAGTCAGCAGGAGAAATCTGGGTGTTGGCCCCACCTGCACAGGCACCCTTCCAGGCTCCAGGCTGCCCCCTCTTGTTCAGGGCTTCAATTACATGGGTGCCCACATTAGGGAGCTGCCCCAATTTCCCAAATCAGAACCTCCTTCACGGTATCCTTCCAGGGGCTAAGGATGGCTTTAGCCACCTGGCTGCTTCAGCCTAGGCAGATCCCATAAAGCCAGATGCAGGAGGATGGGGTTCCTAATCCTGCCATGTACATTGCCCCCCTTGGTTCAAGTGAGATAATTTATGTTCAGGTAGGGCTGTACAGTTTCCCAAGCACTTTCATATCCATCACCTAATTTAATCCCTGCTATATCTCTGTGAGGTGGGCTGGACTGTGACTACTAcccccactttagagatgagaatactaaggttcagagagggatgagatttgctcaaggtcacacagctactaagtccTCTGCATCCTACTTCCTTTGGCTTCTCTCCCATTGAGGCCTCTGACTTATGAGCTCCAGGCTGTATTTAGAAGTGAAATCCAAGCTTCTTCAGAGTCTACCAGAAATGGTTCCTTCTCCTAGTCCTCACTCTGCCTCAGGGTCTTGTCCCCTCTGAGCTCCCAGAATGCACAGGTGGCAGCTTTCAGGGTGCCGCTTAATGAGGTGTTTAACGAGTAGCCTCTGACGCTCCAGCCCAGCCTTTGTAATTAGTCACCCAGTAGGTTTGTTGGACACCTTCCCCATCGCAGCACAATTTTCCCTTTCAAGTTGGTGGCCTGTTACCACTTGTTTGAGGACTTATCCTCTACCTCTCCACGCCAGGTCACCTGCCCACTTCAAGCTGCCTGCCGTCATGTATCAGTGGGGCTCATGGAGGGTGGGGGCCCAGCTTGCTGGCTGTCCCACTTTCCTGCCTGACTCAGCTGGCCCTCTGTCAAAGGCTGGGAAGCAGGCCACCTGGGTGCTCAGCCAGTTTGGTTCCCCAGGGGGAACACTAGCAACCTGAAGAGAAAGACAGGACTGAGAAAAAGGAGGTGGCCGTGACACATACCATTTTGTTTTATGGGGCAGCAATCCCAGCTGAGTGCTGTCTCCCCCAGCCCGCCTCTCAGAAGTTTCCCTGTCCCTTCCCTTCGATCATGGCCCCACCTCTGACCCCTGGCAGAGGACTCAGAGATGGAGACTTCTCTGTTGCGAACCTTCTGTCCCTGTTCACTGGGGCGCTGTCCTCATGTCAGCCGAGAGTTTCACCTAAAGGTGCTGGCACAGTGCCTATGAGGGTGGGTTCCTGCTTATCTGCCCCACCCCTAGCCAAAGCTCAGACAGGGCTCATGGGTGGGGCTCACCTCACTGGGATCCAGCCAGCTTAATCCTGGAGCCAGGACCATTTCACAGGCCTGTGCCTCCCTGGGTTCCTCTTGGTGTCTGAacacccaccctcccctcctggaAGGAGGCTGAGGCCAGAACTCAGGCCCAAAGATGAGATCTGCCTCTTTGAAGGAAAAGTAGGGACATGTCTGAGCTGATGCTACAGGTTTTCCAAGGAAGCAGAAGGGACTTTAGGCTTGACATCCCAAAGGCTTTGCTCAAATAAGATCACTGACacagaaaataatggaaaggAAGTATAGTAAAATAACCAACTTACGGAGCATGTCTTCAGGTAGTGAGACtgctagtgattttttttccttttgattttcctACTCTCTTAAGTCATCAAGGGTGAATAtgtgttattattttatatatatttttttttggtgaggaggactggccctgagttaacatctgttgccaatcttcctcttttttttttgaggaagatcagccctgagccaacatctcctgccaatcctcctctttttgctgagaaagactaaCCTTGAgcttacatccatgcccatctttctctactttatatgtaggatgcctgccacagcatggcttgatgagcagtatgggatcaaacaggcaaaccctgggtcgccaaagcagaacgtgcgaacttaaccagtgcgccaccgggccggccccggatattcctcttttttacttgaggaagattgtcactgagcaaacatctctgccaatcttgccctattttgtatatgggatgccgccacagtgtggcttgatgagcggtacgtatgtccgtgcctgggatctgaacccgtgaaccctgggctgccgaagcacagtgcgcaaacttaaccactatgtcactgggctggcccctgtcttatTTTTCTGAGAGACAAAATTGCCAAGTATCTTTGGAGTCAGATTACCTGGGTTCAATTCTTACAAGCTGTTGTGGCCTTGgccaagtgacttaacctctgtgcGCCTCAGTTTTCTTAAGTGTAAAATGGggcttgttgtaaggattaaatgagttgatggAAAGCACTTAGAGTAGATGGTAACTattattatgtgaaaaaaatcCACCCAACTTTATTGGTTTAAACATACACACTCAAAGCACTAACACGGAGCTGGGTTCTATGAAATGAGGGAGGGCCCCACACCAGGCCTCAGCTGAAGACCAGACCCTGCCCAACCGGGTTTCCACAGGGGCGAGAAGACGATTGAATTGTCAGATGCGCTCACTCagcactgcctcctccctctctgtctcagaCATTCCTCTGACCCATGCAGGCCCTGGGCCCTCAAGGACCTTCCTTTGTACTAGTCACCCAGCCCAGGCTTTCCCAAGTCTTGGGAGAAAGCTGGAGATCCCAGAATACCAGAAACccggagggcagggcctggcaggcCCAGGAATTTTGGAGTTTCTTCTGTCTCTAGGTTGCATTCTTGTCCTACCACTGAAGCCAGGAGTGGTGGTTCAGGTCACAAGCTCCATGCCCTCAGCATAGCCCTGAGCAAGAGAAGGAAGccccttccaccctcccctcccctgctgaACCTCAGGGGTAAATCTGGGAGCTGGGCTGCCTGACACCTCTTGCCCGCTCTGGCCTGTTGATCCTGACTCAGTTCCTGTCTCAGGCACCTCCCTTTGCCTCCAGGCCTCCATTTCCCAAGTCCAAGagcccaggcaggcaggaggcagcaggCCCTGGCAGGGCACAGAGTTCCACAGTCAGCCGCCTGAGTCAGCAGGACAGCAGCTGGGGATGCAGCCCACGGGGGCTTTCCTTAGCCTGCCTGCAACCTCCCCACCCGTCTGTATAGCATCTATCCTACCAGCAGGCTCAAGGCCTCCAGCCCCATAGACAACCGATCCTTCTTACCTGGTAGTAACAGGCTTTGGATGATTgtggcacagagaaggcagcaACCAGTTGCTATCACCTCCACTGAGAACAGAAGACAGGGCTCTGATTGTAGCAGGAGGGACTCTGGTTAGATTCCAGAAAGAACTTCCTAGGAAATTTTTCAGCCTTGGAATGATCAAATTAAACAGGAGACTGGAGGAAGCTATGGCACCTTCTCCCCCTGGTTAGTTGTGAACAAGAGCTCAGTTATCCAGCCAAGAGCTCACTCTACTAATTAACTTTGGGAGGGGATATTAGACTACTCGAAGTGATTCAGCTATCTTGCGTCTTTTTCTCCTCAAGGCACTGCTGTTTAGAGTAGCCTACATCTCCTAGTCCAGTCCAGTCTAGGACATAGTGTGGAATTTTTGGACAGAGAATGGAATGAGGTCAGGGTGTGAGACTGCATCCTAGCTCTGTTATAAGGCCTTGGGCAggtcccttcctgcctcctggcctcagtttccccatcaggaCAAGGAGGACAGCACAGATCATGTCTAAGTCCCTGCTGGCTATGAATGACATTTTCTAACTTTAGGATTCTTCCTTCTGAGAGCCCCTCTTCCTGAAGCAACTGTATTCATTCCTTGGATAATGCAGAAGGGTCAGAGGTCAGGGCAGAGATCAGCTTCAAATCCTGGATTTGCCACTTTCTCAGCTGGGAGACCCAGGGCAACTCCTGCGccttccttgagcctcagttccctcacctgtaaGAAGGCTGACATCACCGTCCTCATAGCTTTAGGTGAGAAAAGGGTCCTGGCACTTGGCAACACCTTGCTAAATAGCCACTATGATTTTTTAGCGCTTAGCCCACTGTGTGTGTATCTCAATGTGGGGTGGCACCTGGGGAAAGGGAAGGTTCCATGAGATTGTTACCCTGGGCTGGGCTCAGTTCAGGGGTGTGACAGTCCTAGCCTGGAGTTAAACCTTCTGTCCCAGCCTGGGCTGGGACCTTAGAGAGTTCAGAGGTCAGCTAAGCCCTGAAGGTCTCTGGAACTGAGACCAGGAGTTCTGGAGGGGCAGAGTGAAGAAGATGCCAGCCACTCCTCCTGTGTCACCTCTGGCTTCatcgtgcttttttttttttgaggaagattagccctgagctaacatctgctgccaatccttctctttttgctgagaaagactggccctgagctaacatccatgcccatcttcctctactttatatgtgggatgcctaccacagcatggtgtgccaagcggtgccatatctgcacctgggatccgaaccggcgaaccccgggctgccaaaccagaacgtgcacacttaaccgctgtgacaCTAGGCCGGCCCATTGTGCGTCTTTTTTAAATCTCCAGCACAGCACTGACCAGCTAGAACAAAGCCAGCAGTGAGGGTGAGCCACGTGCTCTCCTGCACCCTCATCACAGGCCCCACCCCCGGGTCCCAAGTAAAGGTGGCATCAGACAGCCAAGGGTATGGCAAGAgggaaatctttatttttgttaaaaaaggtACAGGACAGCAGACAAACAGCCCCCGTTGTGGGCTCAGCGGAGTTTCCTAGGCCCAGCCTGGTTTCCTTTAGTCCCTCTGAAGAACAGAGGGCTATCAGAGCCAGCTCAGTCCTTCAGTGCCTGGAGCACAGGGTACAAGCATCCTCCTTGCGTCCTACCTACTCcggtggtggtgggggagggggccgtGGGAACAGTATCAACCCAGCTGTGCTTAGAACAGTCACCAAACTTGTTCAGCAGCGTCATCAACCATCAACACCCCAGACGGCTCCTGAAGAAACCTGCTCAGCTTGACTATGGCTATGCTGGATTCTGGGGGGGCAGGCTGTAAGGCAAGATTCCTAAAAACTCTTGACACCTTACAAATCTGGGGAAGGGGAagtaaagtggaggaggagagggcgaGTTTCAGCATAGTATGACATCATTGTGCTGACAGCTGCGTTATGGCTTTCTACACTCTGGCCAGCATGGAGGGGGTGGGGCAAggaggccagcccctgccccctaTGGGGGTGCCCTAGAGAGCACACGTGTGGGGCAGGCTTGGGGGCAGACCCTGTAGGCACAGACGGTGGCAGATGGGCCACAGGTTAGGCAGGTGGAGGAGCTGGGTGCCTGGCTCCCCCCAGGCCACTCCTGGAGAGGCAGAAAACAGCGGTCCTCAGGAGTTCCTTAAGCCCCCGTGCACACTG
This genomic window contains:
- the SFN gene encoding 14-3-3 protein sigma, with product MERASLIQKAKLAEQAERYEDMAAFMKSAVEKGEELSCEERNLLSVAYKNVVGGQRAAWRVLSSIEQKGNEEGSEEKGPEVQEYREKVETELRGVCDTVLGLLDTHLIKEAGDAESRVFYLKMKGDYYRYLAEVATGDNKKRIIDSARSAYQEAMDISKKEMPPTNPIRLGLALNFSVFHYEIANSPEEAISLAKTTFDEAMADLHTLSEDSYKDSTLIMQLLRDNLTLWTADNAGEEGGEAPEEPQS